One genomic region from Esox lucius isolate fEsoLuc1 chromosome 24, fEsoLuc1.pri, whole genome shotgun sequence encodes:
- the LOC114830244 gene encoding trichohyalin-like, with translation MTNLKMQNILRLGKIGKLTVKNKRLLAENEKARDVLEKVKEHAAAVRQTLLHKIAEEEFVYLAKVETGTVEINRLSDENEKVDRVRERNRWKCIRKGLETALAKADQDKNQTLEAWKKERGAWARVTACLQSLWDQRGERWMKEKEEMKEKSTQAAEKWMTELREKERLIEALEREKMMLLSQHEDEKRGWEMEKSEMEKERLVQTGEWDRKNSEMEKMKKEKDRWVIEKKDMLERMKDAHIQLYHMQTVLRFREHEQTQKETKKAQEAKEKQEKKERKEREILEKEMIRAQKVEHKDKVRESKERVKAHLDEVSRQYDQRKHKEKERKMVLEMAYGKEHSKQNFKSKWLTFI, from the exons ATGACAAACCTGAAGATGCAGAACATACTGAGGTTGGGCAAGATAGGAAAGTTGACAGTTAAGAACAAAAGACTGTTAGCTGAGAATGAAAAGGCCAGAGATGTGttagagaaagtgaaagaaCATGCAGCAGCAGTCAGACAAACATTGCTGCACAAGATAGCAGAGGAGGAATTTGTGTACCTGGCCAAGGTGGAGACGGGGACAGTGGAGATCAACAGACTGTCAGATGAGAATGAAAAGGTGGACAGGgtcagagagaggaacagatggAAGTGTATCAGAAAGGGTTTGGAGACAGCATTGGCCAAAGCAGACCAGGACAAGAATCAGACCCTAGAAGCCTGGAAGAAGGAAAGGGGGGCATGGGCCAGGGTCACCGCTTGTCTGCAAAGTCTCTGGGATCAACGAGGAGAAAGATggatgaaggagaaggaggagatgaAAGAGAAGAGCACACAGGCAGCAGAGAAGTGGATGACTGagctgagagagaaggagagactgaTAGAGGCTCTGGAAAGAGAAAAGATGATGCTTCTGAGCCAGCATGAAGATGAGAAGAGGGGATGGGagatggaaaagagtgaaatggAAAAGGAGAGGTTGGTGCAGACAGGAGAGTGGGATAGAAAGAACAGTGAAatggagaaaatgaaaaaggagaaagacagatgggtGATAGAAAAGAAAGATATGTtggagaggatgaaggatgCACACATTCAGCTGTATCACATGCAGACTGTCCTGAGGTTCAGAGAGCACGAGCAGACACAG AAGGAAACTAAGAAAGCCCAGGAAGCAaaggagaagcaggagaaaaaggaaaggaaagaaagagagatccTGGAGAAAGAGATGATCAGAGCCCAAAAAGTAGAACATAAGGACAAAGTGAGGGAGAGCAAGGAGAGGGTGAAAGCCCACCTGGATGAGGTGTCAAGGCAATATGACCAAAGGAAACACaaggagaaggaaagaaaaatggtgTTGGAAATGGCATATGGCAaagaacattcaaaacaaaacttCAAAAGTAAATGGTTGAcattcatttaa